A region of Rhodoferax potami DNA encodes the following proteins:
- the tal gene encoding transaldolase: MNQLDALKQFTTVVADTGDFKQLDAFKPQDATTNPSLILKAVQKADYAPLVKDTVSQFRGRAMDEIVDRLLVRFGCEILSIIPGRVSTEVDARLSFDTAATVARGERLIELYQAQGIHSDRILIKVASTWEGIKAAEQLERKGIHTNLTLLFAFCQAVACGEAKVQLISPFVGRIYDWYKKNAGAAWVEADNAELNDPGVKSVAQIYAYYKKFGIATEVMGASFRNVGQITALAGCDLLTISPDLLAQMAASEAPVTQHLNADAAKTADIEHVSYDEANFRLALNNDAMATEKLAEGIRAFCVDAVKLEQLLLAA; this comes from the coding sequence ATGAACCAACTCGACGCCCTCAAACAATTCACCACCGTCGTAGCCGACACTGGCGATTTCAAACAACTGGACGCGTTCAAGCCCCAGGACGCGACCACCAACCCGTCGCTGATTTTGAAAGCCGTGCAAAAGGCGGACTACGCCCCCTTGGTGAAAGACACCGTCAGCCAGTTCCGCGGCCGTGCCATGGACGAGATCGTGGACCGTTTGCTGGTGCGTTTTGGTTGTGAAATTCTCTCCATCATTCCCGGCCGTGTGTCTACCGAAGTTGACGCGCGCCTGAGCTTTGACACTGCGGCAACGGTGGCCCGTGGCGAGCGCCTGATCGAGCTGTACCAAGCGCAGGGCATTCACTCTGACCGCATTCTGATCAAGGTTGCGTCGACCTGGGAAGGCATCAAGGCCGCCGAGCAGTTGGAGCGCAAAGGCATCCACACCAACTTGACCCTGTTGTTCGCGTTCTGCCAAGCCGTGGCTTGCGGCGAGGCCAAGGTGCAGCTGATTTCCCCGTTTGTCGGCCGTATCTACGACTGGTACAAAAAGAACGCCGGCGCAGCCTGGGTTGAGGCTGACAACGCGGAGTTGAATGACCCCGGCGTCAAGTCCGTGGCCCAAATCTACGCTTACTACAAAAAGTTCGGTATCGCCACCGAAGTCATGGGCGCCAGTTTCCGCAACGTGGGTCAGATCACCGCCTTGGCCGGTTGCGATTTGCTCACCATCAGCCCCGATTTGTTGGCCCAGATGGCAGCGTCCGAGGCGCCTGTGACCCAGCACCTGAATGCCGATGCCGCCAAGACCGCCGATATCGAGCACGTCAGCTACGACGAAGCCAACTTCCGCCTCGCCCTGAACAATGACGCCATGGCCACCGAAAAGTTGGCAGAGGGCATCCGTGCGTTCTGCGTGGACGCCGTCAAGCTCGAACAGCTGTTGCTGGCCGCTTAA
- the zwf gene encoding glucose-6-phosphate dehydrogenase, producing the protein MSFDLVMFGGTGDLAWRKLMPALFQAFRHGTLPEGGRIIGVGRDDLSHDQYRALIQSRFEKVELAKRPSAEEFARFAAILEFVRMDLSKSEDYARLAETLNNRNADSVVMYVATAPSLFTNVCEQLAASGLNTPKTRVVLEKPLGHDLASNRAINATVRRFFAEEQVYRIDHYLGKPSVQNLFAMRFGNALFEPLWRREHIANIQITIAEDLGVESRGAFYETTGALRDMVQNHALQLLCAIAMEPPINAGADAIRDEKLKVLRSLKPWTAETLKQDVVRGQYSAGTSGGVKVPGYREETGVSPQSNTETFVALRTEIANWRWAGVPFYIRTGKRLSGRDARIVINFRPTPHAIFNSNEGVGNRLVINLQPKDGLELHLLAQGQENRQSRSSASQTLAPVQLDLDFDKRFGSERVGAYERLLLDVIDGRLNLFVRSDEQEEAWRWVEPMLEHWTADTTGPRLYAAGTWGPSASSAMIARDGFCWSEES; encoded by the coding sequence ATGAGCTTTGATTTAGTCATGTTCGGCGGCACCGGCGATTTGGCCTGGCGCAAACTCATGCCCGCATTGTTTCAGGCGTTCCGCCACGGCACCTTGCCGGAGGGTGGACGCATTATCGGTGTTGGCCGTGATGACCTGAGCCATGACCAATACCGGGCGCTCATTCAATCGCGCTTCGAAAAGGTAGAACTGGCCAAGCGCCCGAGCGCCGAGGAATTTGCGCGGTTTGCTGCAATCCTCGAATTCGTTCGCATGGACCTGTCCAAATCCGAAGACTATGCGCGCCTTGCCGAAACCCTGAACAACCGCAACGCCGACAGCGTGGTGATGTATGTCGCCACCGCCCCCAGCTTGTTCACCAATGTGTGTGAACAGTTGGCCGCCAGCGGATTGAACACACCCAAAACCCGCGTGGTGCTGGAGAAGCCGCTGGGGCATGACCTGGCATCCAACCGCGCGATCAACGCCACGGTGCGCCGCTTCTTTGCCGAAGAACAGGTCTACCGCATCGACCACTACTTGGGCAAGCCCTCGGTGCAAAACCTATTTGCGATGCGCTTTGGCAATGCACTGTTCGAGCCACTTTGGCGCCGCGAGCATATTGCCAACATCCAGATCACCATCGCCGAAGATTTGGGCGTCGAGAGCCGTGGCGCGTTTTACGAGACCACAGGCGCACTGCGCGACATGGTGCAAAACCACGCGCTGCAACTGCTGTGTGCCATTGCCATGGAGCCGCCCATCAACGCGGGCGCCGACGCCATTCGCGACGAGAAACTTAAGGTCTTGCGCTCCCTCAAGCCCTGGACTGCTGAAACCCTCAAACAAGACGTAGTGCGCGGGCAGTACTCCGCTGGCACTAGCGGCGGCGTGAAGGTGCCGGGCTACCGCGAAGAGACCGGCGTAAGCCCACAAAGCAACACCGAAACGTTTGTAGCCCTGCGCACCGAAATCGCCAATTGGCGTTGGGCGGGTGTGCCCTTCTACATCCGTACCGGCAAGCGCTTGTCGGGGCGCGACGCCCGCATTGTGATCAACTTCCGTCCCACTCCGCACGCCATCTTCAACTCCAACGAGGGCGTGGGCAACCGCTTGGTGATCAACCTGCAACCCAAAGACGGTTTGGAATTGCACTTGCTGGCCCAGGGTCAGGAAAATCGGCAATCACGTAGCAGTGCGTCACAAACACTGGCACCGGTGCAGCTTGACTTGGATTTCGACAAGCGCTTTGGCTCGGAGCGCGTGGGGGCCTACGAACGCCTGCTGCTTGACGTGATCGACGGTCGCCTGAACCTCTTTGTGCGCAGCGATGAGCAAGAAGAGGCTTGGCGCTGGGTTGAGCCCATGCTGGAGCACTGGACCGCAGACACCACAGGCCCACGTTTGTATGCGGCCGGCACTTGGGGGCCCAGTGCATCCAGCGCCATGATTGCTCGTGACGGCTTCTGCTGGAGCGAAGAAAGCTAA
- a CDS encoding MurR/RpiR family transcriptional regulator, translating into MLDRIKASLPSLAPAEQRVGKLCLADPRAFAKLPVSELADRAHVSKPTVVRFCRSVGYDGLSDFKLKLAGTVNEGVPFIHRSVDADDKTSDVMVKVIDNTVAAFLRYRNDASTMAIEKAVLALVDAYNAGRQIQFFGVGNSGIVAQDAQHKFFRLGINTTAYSDGHMQVMSASILGAGDCVVVISNSGRTRDLMDACDIARKNGATTIVITASGSPLASAGHIHLSADHPEGFDRYSPMVSRLLHLMIIDILATCVALRIGGGKLQPLLSEMKHNLRNKRYA; encoded by the coding sequence ATGTTGGACCGCATCAAAGCCTCACTGCCCTCGTTGGCACCTGCCGAACAGCGGGTGGGCAAGCTCTGCCTCGCTGACCCCCGCGCTTTTGCCAAGCTGCCTGTCAGCGAACTGGCGGACCGTGCCCACGTCAGCAAACCCACGGTAGTGCGTTTTTGCCGCAGTGTGGGCTACGACGGGCTGTCCGACTTCAAACTCAAGCTCGCAGGCACCGTGAACGAGGGCGTGCCCTTCATTCACCGCAGCGTGGATGCCGACGACAAGACCAGCGACGTCATGGTGAAGGTCATTGACAACACCGTGGCCGCCTTTTTGCGCTACCGCAACGACGCTTCGACCATGGCGATCGAAAAAGCCGTGTTAGCGCTGGTCGACGCCTATAACGCCGGCCGGCAGATTCAGTTCTTCGGGGTCGGTAATTCGGGGATCGTCGCCCAGGATGCCCAACACAAGTTCTTTCGTTTGGGCATCAATACCACCGCCTACAGCGATGGACACATGCAAGTCATGAGCGCGTCGATCTTGGGCGCCGGTGATTGTGTGGTGGTCATCAGCAACTCGGGCCGAACCCGTGACCTGATGGATGCCTGCGACATTGCCCGCAAGAACGGAGCCACTACGATCGTCATCACCGCCAGCGGTTCTCCATTAGCGAGTGCCGGCCACATCCACCTGAGTGCAGACCACCCCGAAGGCTTCGATCGCTACAGCCCCATGGTCTCGCGGCTTTTACACCTGATGATTATTGATATCTTGGCCACTTGCGTCGCCCTGCGCATCGGCGGTGGAAAGCTCCAACCTTTGCTCAGCGAGATGAAGCACAACTTGCGGAACAAGCGCTACGCTTGA
- a CDS encoding porin — protein sequence MNKTLIAIAVLAASGAVSAQVSLTGKLGFSYQKNATAAGGAANHGMQMTDGDLNFAATEDLGGGSKITASSAFVSRGRDTGITARDASLVLSTRAAAYTFGSIEKCSRIDNVAGAPVSLATGHDGTSTPLAAGKFSLDDSCVNVDTAGVAVPLGPVTVSASYNEVGAGAGSGAAASNNATFYTLAADYAAGPLALGLEVRQAQVAVTGAAFTAAKFHDGLTTTRLTGSYDFGAVKVGAGVETSNHNAPNKFTVSLAAPVSSAATVGLIHSNRSAVTADATYFNASVDALTATAVGVDYKLSKLTTLNASYGTYNNTAVNGNEYRIRLMKAF from the coding sequence ATGAATAAAACTCTGATCGCTATCGCCGTTTTGGCTGCATCCGGTGCAGTCTCTGCTCAAGTTTCTTTGACTGGTAAACTGGGTTTCAGCTACCAAAAGAACGCAACCGCTGCAGGCGGCGCTGCTAACCACGGCATGCAAATGACCGACGGTGATCTGAACTTCGCAGCTACCGAAGATCTGGGTGGCGGTTCCAAAATCACTGCGAGCTCTGCTTTTGTTTCCCGCGGCCGCGACACTGGCATCACAGCACGTGACGCATCCTTGGTTCTGAGCACACGCGCTGCTGCTTACACATTTGGCAGCATTGAAAAGTGCAGCCGTATTGACAACGTCGCTGGCGCTCCCGTGTCCTTGGCCACCGGCCATGATGGCACTTCCACTCCTTTGGCCGCTGGCAAGTTCAGCTTGGACGACAGCTGCGTGAACGTTGACACCGCTGGTGTTGCTGTGCCTCTCGGTCCTGTGACTGTGTCTGCCAGCTACAACGAAGTTGGTGCTGGTGCTGGATCCGGTGCAGCTGCATCTAACAATGCCACCTTCTACACATTGGCCGCTGACTACGCTGCAGGCCCCTTGGCCCTCGGTTTGGAAGTTCGTCAAGCTCAAGTAGCTGTCACTGGCGCAGCATTTACTGCAGCTAAATTCCACGACGGTCTGACAACAACACGTCTGACTGGTAGCTACGACTTTGGTGCTGTCAAGGTTGGTGCTGGTGTGGAAACATCTAACCACAACGCGCCTAACAAGTTCACCGTAAGCTTGGCTGCTCCTGTGAGCTCTGCCGCTACCGTTGGTTTGATCCACTCCAACCGTTCCGCAGTGACTGCTGACGCAACATACTTCAACGCTTCTGTTGACGCTTTGACTGCTACTGCAGTTGGCGTTGACTACAAGCTGAGCAAGTTGACAACATTGAACGCAAGCTACGGCACCTACAACAACACCGCTGTTAACGGTAACGAGTACCGTATCCGTTTGATGAAGGCGTTCTAA
- a CDS encoding porin, translated as MKKTLIALAVLAASGASFAQVTVSGKLGFSYQKNAVVGGGAANHGMQMADGDLNFTAVEDLGGGSKITAASAFKSRGRDTGIDARDASLTLVTSVGAISMGSIESPNTILNTAGAPVSLATGHDNGKSDGSGLIQAPANVDFVSYALPVGPVLLSVAYSDSIGTAGGGAGNVQANAVRAAYAAGPLKAAIDFTSYAAASIAGTQLDGLTRTRVFGSYDLGVAVIGAGVQVHNHDKPTEANFSLNVPLSGSFSVGLVHSMKEAQKTTAFTTTGGAALAVRDSMSGTAVGATYMLSKTANVNASYSTYSSSTNQDNEFRIRLMKSF; from the coding sequence ATGAAAAAGACTTTGATCGCTTTGGCCGTACTGGCCGCTTCCGGCGCTTCTTTTGCTCAAGTTACCGTGTCCGGTAAGCTGGGTTTCAGCTACCAAAAAAATGCGGTTGTTGGCGGTGGTGCGGCTAACCACGGCATGCAAATGGCTGATGGTGATCTGAACTTCACAGCTGTCGAAGATCTGGGTGGCGGTAGCAAAATTACTGCAGCTTCTGCGTTCAAATCTCGCGGTCGCGACACAGGCATCGATGCACGTGACGCATCTTTGACATTGGTGACTTCTGTGGGTGCCATCTCCATGGGCTCCATTGAATCTCCCAACACTATTTTGAATACAGCCGGCGCTCCTGTGTCTTTGGCAACTGGCCACGATAACGGCAAGTCTGACGGTTCTGGTTTGATCCAAGCCCCTGCAAACGTTGATTTCGTTTCTTATGCTCTGCCAGTTGGCCCTGTGCTGTTGTCTGTGGCGTACTCTGACTCCATTGGTACAGCTGGTGGTGGCGCGGGCAACGTCCAAGCTAACGCAGTCCGTGCGGCTTATGCTGCTGGTCCTTTGAAGGCTGCTATCGACTTCACATCTTACGCCGCGGCTTCTATTGCTGGTACGCAGTTGGACGGCTTGACACGTACCCGCGTGTTTGGTTCGTACGACTTGGGCGTTGCTGTGATCGGCGCTGGCGTGCAAGTTCACAACCATGACAAGCCCACTGAAGCAAACTTCAGCTTGAACGTTCCTTTGTCTGGTTCTTTCTCTGTTGGTCTGGTGCACAGCATGAAGGAAGCACAGAAGACTACAGCATTCACAACAACTGGCGGTGCGGCTCTGGCTGTGCGTGACAGTATGTCCGGTACTGCTGTTGGCGCAACCTACATGTTGAGCAAAACAGCGAACGTGAACGCAAGCTACAGCACTTACAGCTCTAGCACTAACCAAGACAACGAATTCCGCATTCGTTTGATGAAGTCCTTCTAA
- the coq7 gene encoding 2-polyprenyl-3-methyl-6-methoxy-1,4-benzoquinone monooxygenase — MDSLLNAADTALRTLFATPHASQASPAAPDPKAELSDADRKKSAGLMRVNHVGEVCAQALYTAQALTTPNKGLREHFTKACIEETDHLAWTAQRLDALGSRPSLLNPLWYAGAFGLGLLAGRMGDKWSLGFVVETERQVGAHLEGHLSTLPEGDHESRAIVAQMQRDELRHADDATAAGAAELPRPVKELMRAAAKVMTTVAERI, encoded by the coding sequence ATGGATTCCCTTTTAAACGCCGCCGATACCGCCCTGCGCACTCTGTTCGCTACCCCACACGCGTCCCAAGCGTCTCCTGCCGCGCCTGACCCTAAAGCAGAGTTGAGCGATGCCGACAGAAAGAAGTCTGCGGGTCTGATGCGGGTGAATCATGTGGGGGAAGTCTGCGCGCAGGCTCTTTACACCGCACAAGCGCTGACAACCCCTAACAAAGGCTTGCGTGAGCATTTCACCAAGGCCTGCATTGAAGAGACTGATCATTTAGCGTGGACCGCGCAGCGCTTGGATGCCTTGGGTTCACGTCCGTCCTTGTTAAATCCCCTCTGGTACGCAGGCGCCTTCGGTTTGGGGCTTCTGGCGGGGCGTATGGGCGACAAATGGAGTCTGGGCTTTGTCGTTGAAACGGAGCGACAAGTCGGCGCCCACCTTGAGGGCCATCTGTCGACGCTACCGGAGGGCGACCATGAATCCAGAGCCATCGTGGCGCAAATGCAGCGGGATGAGTTGCGCCATGCGGATGACGCAACCGCTGCCGGGGCTGCGGAGCTGCCCCGCCCAGTGAAAGAACTCATGCGCGCCGCCGCCAAAGTCATGACCACGGTGGCAGAACGCATTTGA
- a CDS encoding pectate lyase — protein MSGSFCVVSTASALIGVASLTACSSVMPTGASAVPARSPQLLKTVALIMGEPNFSVDGAYQELEEGLYTRPELRNGTLVMAPLGDIVPYLGGQYRYSVTEGRVQLTLGDKTLLASVGQRNATVNGAPVVLEAAVEERNGSAWVPVSSVWEAMGAFVKWDKTRQRLTGAFVLPAGVKLADFARGGPVTEETLLSQKAGFYRSEDGVRMADVIVGYQNPDGGWPKLEKTVSLLTPLNKEALTGFRSKSTIDNDSTTKQLVALAKVHAAVGKSSHKESFLRGLDYLLVAQHPSGGWQQFWPQPQGYKARITFNDDAIANVLEILRDVAERKSEMAFVDAARVAKAREAYNKGL, from the coding sequence ATGTCCGGAAGTTTTTGCGTAGTTTCTACAGCGTCTGCGCTCATCGGCGTAGCGAGCCTGACGGCATGCAGCTCGGTCATGCCCACAGGGGCATCTGCTGTTCCGGCGCGGTCCCCGCAGCTACTTAAGACAGTCGCCCTGATCATGGGCGAACCTAACTTTTCTGTGGATGGCGCTTATCAAGAGCTGGAAGAGGGCTTGTATACCCGGCCGGAGTTGCGCAATGGCACGCTGGTGATGGCGCCCTTGGGCGACATCGTCCCGTATCTGGGTGGGCAATACCGCTACTCGGTGACTGAGGGGCGGGTCCAGCTGACCCTTGGAGACAAGACTTTGCTGGCGTCCGTCGGGCAACGTAATGCCACCGTCAATGGGGCGCCTGTAGTCCTCGAGGCTGCAGTGGAAGAGCGCAATGGAAGTGCCTGGGTGCCCGTGAGCTCCGTGTGGGAAGCCATGGGCGCCTTCGTGAAGTGGGACAAAACCCGCCAGCGGCTTACCGGTGCCTTTGTCCTGCCCGCGGGCGTCAAACTGGCTGACTTTGCGCGGGGTGGTCCGGTGACGGAAGAGACCCTGCTGTCCCAAAAGGCGGGGTTCTACAGATCTGAAGATGGCGTCCGCATGGCCGATGTCATTGTGGGCTACCAAAATCCGGATGGTGGGTGGCCCAAGCTGGAAAAGACGGTCAGTCTTTTGACGCCATTGAACAAAGAGGCTCTGACCGGGTTTCGCAGCAAATCCACGATCGACAACGATTCCACGACCAAACAGCTGGTTGCTTTGGCTAAAGTGCATGCGGCCGTCGGCAAGTCCAGCCACAAAGAGTCATTTTTACGGGGCTTGGACTATCTATTAGTGGCGCAGCACCCGAGTGGCGGCTGGCAACAATTCTGGCCACAACCACAAGGCTACAAGGCGCGCATCACGTTCAATGATGACGCGATCGCCAACGTGTTGGAAATTTTGCGGGATGTGGCCGAGAGAAAGTCGGAGATGGCGTTTGTGGATGCCGCACGCGTAGCGAAAGCCCGTGAGGCCTATAACAAAGGTCTATAG
- a CDS encoding OsmC family protein has product MECTVSWTGGLNTRSGMGFVAETGSGHTLMMDGAPDAAKPENGGQNLAPRPLETVLAGTGGCTAYDVVLILKRGRHDVQGCTVKLTAERAETDPKVFTKIHMQFTVTGKGIPASAVERAIAMSHDKYCSASIMLAKTAEITTGFDLIEA; this is encoded by the coding sequence ATGGAATGCACCGTAAGTTGGACCGGCGGCCTCAATACCCGCTCAGGCATGGGCTTTGTGGCCGAGACCGGTAGCGGTCACACATTGATGATGGATGGTGCCCCCGATGCGGCCAAGCCCGAAAACGGCGGCCAGAACTTGGCGCCACGCCCCTTGGAAACCGTGCTGGCAGGTACCGGTGGTTGCACCGCCTATGACGTGGTGCTCATTCTTAAGCGCGGCCGCCACGATGTGCAGGGCTGCACCGTGAAGCTGACCGCCGAGCGCGCCGAAACAGACCCTAAGGTGTTCACCAAAATCCACATGCAATTCACCGTGACCGGCAAGGGAATCCCTGCCAGCGCGGTGGAGCGCGCCATTGCCATGAGCCACGACAAGTACTGCTCAGCCAGCATCATGCTGGCCAAAACAGCAGAGATCACTACAGGGTTTGACCTTATAGAGGCCTGA
- the ilvA gene encoding threonine ammonia-lyase, biosynthetic: MSTKTPSSALKTPALLTPADYLKKILTARVYDVAVETALEPARALSRRLHNTVLFKREDQQPVRSFKLRGAYNKMAQMPAEQIAKGVICASAGNHAQGVALSASRMGVRAIIVMPTTTPQLKVDAVRGFGGEVVLFGESYSDAYDHARALQKKEGLTFVHPFDDPDVIAGQGTVAMEIMRQVQTLGADKAAKSGHKTGSKTGPGIDAVFVAIGGGGLISGVANYIKAVAPGVKVIGVQMNDSNAMIQSVDAHERVTLPDVGLFSDGTAVKLVGEETFRIAHDLVDGYVTVDTDAVCAAIKDIFVDTRSIVEPAGALAVAAIKQYVATHKTKGETYAAILCGANMNFDRLRFVAERAEVGEEREALFAVTIPEERGSFKRFCELIGELPGGTRNVTEFNYRISDAAKAHVFVGLTTQSKGESTKVAKNFEKNGFKTLDLTHDELAKEHIRHMVGGISSLAQDERLLRFVFPERPGALMKFLSLMRPGWNISLFHYRNQGADYGRILVGLQVPKADDKAFEKFLQTLNYPYVEETHNPVYRMFLQK; the protein is encoded by the coding sequence GTGAGCACCAAGACCCCGTCCTCAGCCCTGAAAACCCCTGCCCTGCTCACCCCAGCCGACTACCTGAAGAAGATACTCACTGCCCGTGTGTACGACGTGGCGGTAGAGACGGCACTGGAGCCTGCCCGCGCGCTAAGCCGACGGCTGCACAACACGGTGCTATTCAAGCGCGAAGACCAGCAGCCCGTGCGCAGCTTCAAGCTGCGTGGCGCCTACAACAAGATGGCCCAAATGCCTGCCGAGCAGATTGCAAAGGGGGTGATTTGCGCCTCCGCCGGTAACCACGCTCAGGGCGTGGCCTTGTCGGCCAGCCGCATGGGTGTGCGCGCGATCATCGTGATGCCGACCACCACGCCCCAGCTCAAGGTTGATGCCGTGCGCGGCTTCGGCGGTGAAGTGGTGCTGTTTGGCGAAAGCTATTCCGATGCCTACGACCATGCACGGGCCCTGCAAAAGAAAGAGGGGCTGACCTTTGTGCACCCCTTTGACGACCCGGATGTGATTGCCGGCCAGGGCACGGTGGCCATGGAAATCATGCGCCAAGTCCAGACCCTGGGTGCCGACAAAGCCGCCAAGTCGGGCCACAAAACCGGCAGCAAAACCGGCCCGGGTATTGATGCGGTGTTTGTCGCCATCGGCGGCGGCGGCCTGATCTCGGGGGTGGCGAACTACATCAAGGCGGTGGCACCCGGCGTCAAAGTTATCGGGGTGCAGATGAACGACTCCAACGCCATGATCCAGTCGGTGGATGCGCACGAGCGCGTGACGCTCCCCGACGTGGGCCTGTTCTCCGATGGCACCGCGGTAAAGCTGGTCGGCGAAGAAACCTTCCGCATCGCCCACGACTTGGTGGATGGCTATGTGACCGTGGACACCGACGCCGTGTGCGCTGCCATCAAAGACATCTTTGTGGACACCCGCAGCATCGTCGAGCCGGCAGGCGCACTGGCAGTCGCGGCTATCAAACAATATGTAGCCACCCACAAAACCAAGGGTGAGACATATGCCGCCATCTTGTGCGGCGCCAACATGAATTTCGACCGCCTGCGCTTTGTGGCCGAGCGGGCCGAAGTGGGTGAAGAGCGGGAAGCCCTGTTCGCCGTCACTATCCCTGAAGAGCGCGGCAGCTTCAAGCGCTTTTGCGAGCTGATTGGCGAGCTACCCGGCGGCACACGCAATGTGACCGAATTCAACTACCGCATCAGCGACGCGGCCAAGGCCCATGTGTTTGTGGGCCTCACTACCCAGAGCAAGGGCGAATCCACCAAGGTGGCCAAGAACTTTGAGAAAAACGGATTCAAGACCCTGGACTTGACGCACGACGAACTGGCCAAAGAGCACATCCGTCACATGGTGGGCGGCATCTCTAGTTTGGCGCAAGACGAGCGCTTGCTGCGTTTTGTATTCCCCGAGCGGCCGGGCGCGCTGATGAAGTTCCTGAGCCTGATGCGCCCGGGCTGGAACATCAGCCTCTTTCACTACCGCAACCAAGGCGCCGACTACGGCCGTATCCTGGTTGGGCTACAGGTGCCAAAGGCCGACGACAAGGCGTTTGAAAAATTCTTACAAACCCTGAACTACCCGTACGTGGAAGAAACCCACAACCCGGTGTACCGGATGTTTCTTCAAAAATGA
- a CDS encoding type II secretion system protein N, producing the protein MPYPASVWPPRMAALLLSTLAALSAVYWGLHWRLPAQQAMAGVAEPAEQALDVSAVARGLGAAPEGAAQPAVVAAPAAEASRFVLQGVLGGDRAGAALIAIDNKPAKPFALGAELASGWQLTRVSGRTVTIGRQGAELELSLPPLALPATAKKAP; encoded by the coding sequence ATGCCTTATCCCGCTTCTGTGTGGCCTCCTCGTATGGCGGCTTTGTTGTTGTCCACTTTGGCAGCATTGAGCGCTGTCTATTGGGGCTTGCATTGGCGCTTGCCCGCACAACAGGCAATGGCCGGGGTAGCGGAGCCCGCAGAGCAGGCTTTGGACGTGAGTGCTGTTGCGCGTGGTTTGGGCGCTGCACCCGAGGGTGCGGCCCAGCCTGCAGTGGTGGCGGCCCCTGCGGCAGAGGCATCGCGGTTTGTGCTGCAAGGGGTGCTGGGTGGCGATCGTGCGGGCGCGGCCTTGATCGCGATTGACAACAAACCTGCCAAGCCATTTGCACTCGGGGCTGAATTGGCCAGCGGCTGGCAACTGACCCGTGTGTCCGGCCGCACAGTGACGATCGGGCGTCAAGGGGCTGAGCTGGAGTTGAGCTTGCCCCCGCTGGCGCTGCCCGCTACTGCCAAAAAAGCGCCCTAG
- the gspG gene encoding type II secretion system major pseudopilin GspG encodes MSLHIRLYRAAQRGFTLIELMVVLVIIGVLAALIVPNVLDRADDARVTAAKTDIANLTQALKLYKLDNQRFPSAEQGLQALVTKPTVGVIPANWRPYIDKLPMDPWNRAYLYINPGLKGEVDVMSFGADGQAGGDGKDADINN; translated from the coding sequence ATGAGCCTACACATCCGTTTGTACCGCGCAGCACAACGCGGCTTTACCTTGATCGAGCTGATGGTCGTGCTGGTCATCATTGGCGTGCTTGCAGCCTTGATTGTTCCGAACGTGCTGGACCGCGCCGATGACGCCCGGGTCACCGCCGCCAAAACCGACATTGCCAACCTCACCCAGGCGCTCAAGCTCTACAAACTCGACAACCAGCGCTTTCCTTCTGCCGAGCAGGGCCTGCAGGCACTGGTTACTAAGCCCACTGTCGGTGTCATTCCGGCCAACTGGCGCCCGTACATTGACAAACTGCCGATGGATCCCTGGAACCGGGCCTACCTCTATATCAACCCCGGCCTGAAGGGCGAGGTCGATGTGATGTCCTTCGGCGCGGATGGCCAAGCCGGCGGCGATGGCAAAGATGCCGACATCAACAACTAG
- a CDS encoding pilus assembly FimT family protein has product MPTSTTSLASSPARPRTRSRGFTLLELMIVVAITGMASAAVAFALRDSTQTQLDREAQRLVALLEAARAESRATGVSLQWRATPGGFEFTDGIKPRPQRWDPTTLQARSETPVVLGPEPVIGPQTIRLSNSDAAGPSRWVTTDGLRAFEVRNAAPAGPTGAAP; this is encoded by the coding sequence ATGCCGACATCAACAACTAGTCTCGCATCCAGTCCTGCAAGACCACGCACCCGGTCGCGTGGCTTTACGTTGTTGGAGTTGATGATTGTGGTGGCCATCACCGGAATGGCCTCCGCTGCAGTCGCATTCGCCCTGCGGGACAGCACCCAGACCCAGCTCGACCGTGAGGCTCAGCGCCTGGTCGCACTTCTCGAAGCGGCACGGGCCGAATCCCGCGCCACCGGAGTCAGCTTGCAGTGGCGGGCCACGCCCGGCGGTTTCGAGTTCACCGATGGCATCAAACCCCGGCCCCAGCGCTGGGACCCCACCACCCTGCAGGCCCGCAGTGAAACACCGGTTGTCCTGGGCCCCGAGCCTGTCATAGGCCCGCAAACCATTCGCCTGAGCAACAGCGACGCTGCAGGGCCCAGCCGGTGGGTGACCACCGATGGCCTTCGGGCCTTTGAGGTGCGCAACGCGGCGCCCGCAGGACCAACGGGGGCCGCACCATGA